The Pectinophora gossypiella chromosome 10, ilPecGoss1.1, whole genome shotgun sequence genome contains a region encoding:
- the LOC126370387 gene encoding uncharacterized protein LOC126370387: MWRHGPASLWNLHIDYNKKDIKDTNLEERKTKLKSHVTVDTQIDDSEDLMRRFSSLTKLTRVLSLCRRVMRWKTSEIKETERLDHGLTAKEINKTLLTCIRMCQRKHFQREIEGLQKFGRVDKKSKLSSLNPYLDDEQALRVNGRLHNAYLEESTKHPLIIPHKSHLTNLLIDEAHRRTMHGGPQLVLNYLRSKYWVIGARNLVRMFVKKCATCVRHSSQANQQMMGQLPNSRVTAHRPFLKSGVDYAGPINIRANKGRGHHSTKGYICVFVCMTTKAIHLEVVSDMTSESFLAAFKRFVARRGHIAEVWSDNGTTFVGAARQLAELFDVESSSVAVEIADWFATNGTSWHFIPPHSPNFGGLWEAAVKSIKFHLARTIGTSTLTFEEMTTTLAQIEACLNSRPLSQLSCDPNDPRPLTPGHFLVGEPLVLVPENNYETSSISSLKRWHLTQRITQGFWRRWSEEYLTQLQHRYKWANQIPEPEVGDVVLIKEDGLPPARWLYGLITHKHLGQDGLTRVVSLKCKGHTIKRPISKLIVLPKSE, encoded by the coding sequence ATGTGGCGCCACGGACCTGCATCTTTATGGAATTTACACATAGATTATAATAAGAAAGATATTAAAGACACTAACCTGGAAGAAAGGAAGACAAAGTTGAAGAGTCACGTGACGGTAGATACCCAAATAGATGATAGTGAAGACTTGATGAGGCGTTTTTCCTCATTGACAAAACTTACCCGCGTACTGTCGCTCTGCCGAAGAGTCATGCGCTGGAAGACATCTGAAATAAAGGAAACTGAAAGATTAGACCATGGGTTAACagctaaagaaataaataaaacgttacTTACCTGTATAAGGATGTGCCAAAGGAAACACTTTCAAAGGGAGATTGAAGGTCTTCAAAAATTTGGTAGAGTTGATAAGAAGAGTAAGCTCTCTTCATTAAACCCCTACTTAGATGACGAACAAGCATTGAGAGTAAATGGTAGACTTCATAATGCTTATCTTGAGGAGAGCACGAAACATCCCCTAATCATCCCTCATAAATCTCATCTGACCAATCTCTTAATTGATGAAGCTCATCGCAGAACAATGCATGGAGGACCTCAACTAGTTCTAAACTACTTGAGGTCTAAATATTGGGTAATTGGAGCTAGAAATTTAGTTCGCATGTTTGTCAAAAAATGCGCAACTTGTGTACGCCATTCTAGCCAAGCCAATCAGCAGATGATGGGGCAATTGCCCAATTCTAGAGTCACGGCACATCGGCCTTTCCTTAAAAGCGGTGTAGACTATGCGGGTCCGATCAACATCAGAGCCAATAAAGGACGGGGACATCACTCCACTAAGGGGTACATTTGTGTCTTCGTGTGCATGACCACAAAAGCCATTCACCTTGAAGTCGTCAGTGACATGACTTCAGAGTCATTTTTGGCGGCCTTTAAGAGGTTTGTAGCCAGAAGGGGTCATATAGCCGAAGTCTGGAGTGATAATGGCACCACTTTTGTAGGAGCTGCCCGACAGCTTGCTGAACTCTTTGATGTCGAAAGCTCGAGTGTTGCTGTTGAGATTGCAGATTGGTTTGCTACAAATGGAACATCTTGGCACTTCATACCTCCTCATTCTCCAAATTTTGGAGGACTATGGGAAGCTGCGGTTAAGTCCATAAAATTCCACCTTGCAAGAACCATAGGCACAAGCACTCTTACCTTTGAAGAGATGACAACTACTCTCGCCCAGATCGAGGCTTGTCTCAATTCGAGACCGTTATCACAGTTGTCGTGTGATCCAAACGATCCACGTCCTCTGACACCTGGCCATTTCCTGGTCGGTGAGCCACTGGTACTTGTTCCCGAAAATAATTATGAGACGTCCAGTATAAGTAGCTTGAAACGCTGGCATCTTACTCAACGAATAACTCAAGGTTTCTGGCGAAGATGGTCTGAAGAATATCTAACACAATTACAACACAGATATAAATGGGCGAACCAAATTCCGGAACCAGAAGTCGGTGATGTAGTCCTCATTAAAGAGGACGGACTTCCTCCAGCTCGGTGGTTGTATGGTTTGATAACTCACAAACACCTAGGTCAGGATGGACTCACTCGAGTTGTCAGTCTGAAGTGCAAGGGACATACTATTAAGCGGCCAATCTCGAAGTTAATTGTATTACCAAAATCAGAATAA